A window of Brevinematales bacterium genomic DNA:
AACGTGACCCCGTAACCATCGGCCTGTCAACAATCGGTTCCTGTTACGGGGAAATATACCGGGGATTACTTATACAGGAATATCTGAGGAACCTCGTCGGTATTCTTCTCCTCCCCGTTGAGAGCCTTCGGGAGAAGCTGGATATACGAGTTCTTCAGATAATTGACTTCCATCTTGAATACAATCGGGGTCTTCCCGTCCTGTTTTTCCATTGTGATATACTCATGTCCCGACGCTACTTCGGAGTTCCATTTGCCCCAGTCGGTTTTTTTACCCTTGCTGTCGGTAATCGTAAACGTGTTGTCAGGTTTGAACTCGATCGAGTACAGCACCCCGTTTTTCGATTTGCTTCCCTTGTTGATATCCTCGACAGTCCACATATCCCATGTCCATTTCCCGAGGATGGGATTCGCCTTGACATCCGATTTCTTCGCGCTGTTCTTACCGGAATCGGTATAAAGGTCGATCATATCTTTCTGATTATAGGTAAAAAGGTACTTGCCGGGTTTCAACGTATAAGAGACGTAATCGGAACGTTCCTGCTTAAAGAAAACCAGCAACGATTTTTTCGCTTTCAGCGTCACGGTTTTCCCGGGAGCGATGTATTCCGTGTCCACATTATTCCACGACCATTTACTGTCATGCGTGGTATTGTTATCCACATAGAATTTGAGAGAAACCGAAGTATTGTTACGAATCAGGATATCGCCGGTTTCCGGCTTATTGACATCGGGTACAGGGACAATCTCGGTGATGTTCTTATCTATCGCGGATGCCATCGAGTATACATACGGGTGCTGTCCGGTAATCCCCTTCTTCTTCAGGTCTTTTTTCATCGCGTCGGGAAGATTTCCCATATTCACCATATAGGAATATTTTTCCTGCGTCAGTTTCGAAGCCGCGTCGATCACCTCTTCCCATGTAAACTTGGGATCGCTGAATAGAACTTCGTTAAAAAACGAAAGAGTAAACGAACCCCCGCTCCCGAATCCCCATGCATACTCGCCGGGACTTGCCGAGGTGATATAAATCATTCCCTCATAATTTAAAAATAAGTTTTTATATATCTCGACGAAAGTATTCTCCTTTTTAGCCATCTCCTCGGGGGTCTCGAACAACCCGCGCACATCCATTCCGCCGATAGAACTGCTGCACGCATCGGAAACCGCGATTTTCAGTTTCGCATCCTTGGGTTTAAGAAGTTTCTCAATATCGTCGCGGTAGAAGAATTTTTTATCCGCCGTCAGTAGGAAAGTCTTATTTTTATCCATCCCGCCGTGCCCGCTGAAATAAAACAGGAGCACATCGTCCTTCTCGGTCTCCACGTTCTTGAGGAGTTTTTCCATATTGGCGTAAGTGGCGTTCTTTCCCTTGAGGATCGTAATCTCGACATCGATGACCTTACCCTTTTCCAGATTATTCAGGAACGACTGGACATGCCCGAGATCCAGCCGGACGTCTTCCGCAATACTGTTCAGTCCCGAGTCAATGTAATTATCCTGAATGATCAGGAGCGCCTTTAACACAGCCGAATAAGATAATACCGGGATAATGATTAACGTTACGAACGCTAATAAGAATTTATGATGACGTTTCATACCCGCCTCCTGCTTTTCGCCACATTATTAGCATACCATATTTTCCGGGAATTGCAAGGTTTTCTGAATAATATCCGTTCAAATTGCTTCTTTTATCAAACCCCGATAAATTTGTAAATCCTTCTCTTTTCATATATAATAATATTACTTATCAGCGTAAGGGAGAGTCAGATGGGGCGGAATCCGGGGATATTTACCAGAATGCTACGCTTCTTTTCCGGCGGGCTTTACGAATTTACCCCGGAGCAGAAAAAGGAATTTTTCCTCCAGACGGAGTATTCCCTGTTTTCACGCGGACGGTTCGGGCTGATACTGGTTTTCACTTTTAACATCCCCGTCATCATCTATTTCTTATACAACATGCTGAGCTGGGAACAGTTCTATATGCACATCGCGCTTTCGGTTTTCTCAGCCGCAGCGTTCCTTCTCTCCTTTATCAGTATGCCGCATTCCCATCAGAAAATAAACCTGTATAACCGGATATGGATTTATGGGGTGATTTTTATTTCCCTGCTCTGGGGGGCGGTGAAAACATCCGTAGACCAGATCGCGGGTTCTCCGGTGCAGGTCTACCTGCTGATCGTGTATGTCATGGCCTCGATCGGTATTTTTCACGCGTGGATGAGTTTCATCCTGTTCGGGGTTTCTTTCGCGGTAGAGATAATCGGGGTATCGATGCTTCAGCCGGATATGTCGAAGGCAATCCCGATTTATATATCGAGCGCGATGTTTACCGCTATCGCGTGGATGTTTTCACTGATAATATTCCGCGCGCAGGTGAATAATTTCAAGAACCGGAAGATTATCGAACAGCAGAACGGGGATTTAATTGAGAAGGAAAACAAACTCGAGAAGGAACTCGACCTCGCGAAGAAACTACAGGAAAGTCTCCTGCCGAAAAACCTTGGCGCTATTTCAGGGGTCACGTTTTATATCAAGTACCTTCCGCTCGCAAAAGTCGGCGGGGATATTTACGATATTTACAAGCTCCGCGAAGGGGTTATCCGCGTGCTTCTCGCCGACGCTACCGGACACGGGGTGGAAGCCGGATTTGTGACTATGATCATAAAAAGCGAGTACGAAAAATTAAAGACCCTCATCGACAATACCGCCGAGATTCTCGAGGCGCTGAATATGAATATTATCGACGGGTATCAGCGGATCAACCTGTTATTCCCTGCGATTATTATGGATATCGATACTCTCCGTATGGAAATGCGGTATGCCTCCGCCGGCTATAATAATCATACCCTTCTGCGCGGGAAATCCGAAACCCTCGCTCTCAGCGCGACCGGAAAGATAGTCGGACTTACATCCGATATGCAGTACACCCAGAAAATCCTTCCGCTCCGGAAGGACGACCGGATCCTGCTGTTTACCGACGGATTGTACGAGGAGTTTAATTCTGAGGGAAAGGAGTACGGCTACGAACGTCTGATGTCCGAAATCGCCGGTATTAATTCCGAAAAATCCCTCGAATATGTGGTGGAATACCTCCTGAAATCGGTCGGCGACTTCATCGGGACTCATACCGCGAACGATGATATTACTATAGTAGGAATCTCATTGAAATAATCACACGCCCAGATCGGTGGGCGCGTATAGCTAAAGAGTCAATCCGATCTGCGAATAATCACGCGCAAGGCTAGGCGTGTTTTGACAATTTACCGATTCATCGGTATAATTATTCGATGGAGGCTGAGATGATTATTTTACATGGTATCTATGATAACGGGAAAATCGAATTGACCGATAAGGAAAAACCTCAGGGGAGGCAGGAAGTTCAGGTAATCCTGAATACGGGCTCTTCCAATGAATCTCATTCTAGTGAAAATCTTCGCTCTTTTTTCAATCAGTTTCAATTCGACCTGAGCCATTTTAAATTTAACCGGGAAGAAGCGAATGAGCGATAGCTTATTCTTTTTGGATTCTTCCGTGATTATTTATTCAATCGATAAAAATCCGTCTAAAAAAGAAAGTACCCTGAAACTACTCGAACGGAATCCGGTTATCTCCACCCAAGTGCTGAATGAAATTTCAAACGTCATGCGCCGAAAGTTCAATTTCGATTACCCCTCGATATTTCAAATAACCTCGAAAATTGTCGAAAACTCACAGCTTTCACTGATCGATTTTAAAACAATTTCATTTGCCTTTAATCTAGCCGGAACCTATTCTTTCTCCTATTATGACAGCCTGATAATCGCTTCGGCATTGGAGAATAATTGTACCATACTTTATTCCGAGGATATGCAACATCAGCAGGTAATCGAGGAAAGATTACAAATAATTAACCCTTATCTATAATAATCACACGCCCAGATCGGTGGGCGCGCGTCCCAGTCCCCGCAGCAGGTTGAGCGTCGTCTCTATTTGGACGGGGATGCTTTCATGCAGGTGCGCGCGGTTCGGATAAATCTCGTAGCACTCCCGGAAACGTTCCGGCGTCACATTCAGCATCACCGAGTTCGCTCCCGCCATCAACCCCTTCTCGCGCGCCTGCGGGTCGGCGGTCTCGAACGATGTGGTCACGAGTATCTTCGCGTTATCGGGATCTGCCGCTCGCGCGACAGCGAGCGTATTCAGGATTTCCTCCACCGGCGCGACAGTCCGATCCGCGAGCGGTGTGCCGGGGTGCGGGATAAACGGCCCGAAGCTGTACATCTCCGAATGCAGTTCGCGCGCGAGCAGGATATCGTTCAGCATATCGCGCTTCGTCTGCCCGGGCACTCCGATCAGTCCGCCAGT
This region includes:
- a CDS encoding caspase family protein, which codes for MKRHHKFLLAFVTLIIIPVLSYSAVLKALLIIQDNYIDSGLNSIAEDVRLDLGHVQSFLNNLEKGKVIDVEITILKGKNATYANMEKLLKNVETEKDDVLLFYFSGHGGMDKNKTFLLTADKKFFYRDDIEKLLKPKDAKLKIAVSDACSSSIGGMDVRGLFETPEEMAKKENTFVEIYKNLFLNYEGMIYITSASPGEYAWGFGSGGSFTLSFFNEVLFSDPKFTWEEVIDAASKLTQEKYSYMVNMGNLPDAMKKDLKKKGITGQHPYVYSMASAIDKNITEIVPVPDVNKPETGDILIRNNTSVSLKFYVDNNTTHDSKWSWNNVDTEYIAPGKTVTLKAKKSLLVFFKQERSDYVSYTLKPGKYLFTYNQKDMIDLYTDSGKNSAKKSDVKANPILGKWTWDMWTVEDINKGSKSKNGVLYSIEFKPDNTFTITDSKGKKTDWGKWNSEVASGHEYITMEKQDGKTPIVFKMEVNYLKNSYIQLLPKALNGEEKNTDEVPQIFLYK
- a CDS encoding SpoIIE family protein phosphatase — translated: MGRNPGIFTRMLRFFSGGLYEFTPEQKKEFFLQTEYSLFSRGRFGLILVFTFNIPVIIYFLYNMLSWEQFYMHIALSVFSAAAFLLSFISMPHSHQKINLYNRIWIYGVIFISLLWGAVKTSVDQIAGSPVQVYLLIVYVMASIGIFHAWMSFILFGVSFAVEIIGVSMLQPDMSKAIPIYISSAMFTAIAWMFSLIIFRAQVNNFKNRKIIEQQNGDLIEKENKLEKELDLAKKLQESLLPKNLGAISGVTFYIKYLPLAKVGGDIYDIYKLREGVIRVLLADATGHGVEAGFVTMIIKSEYEKLKTLIDNTAEILEALNMNIIDGYQRINLLFPAIIMDIDTLRMEMRYASAGYNNHTLLRGKSETLALSATGKIVGLTSDMQYTQKILPLRKDDRILLFTDGLYEEFNSEGKEYGYERLMSEIAGINSEKSLEYVVEYLLKSVGDFIGTHTANDDITIVGISLK
- a CDS encoding PIN domain-containing protein, which produces MSDSLFFLDSSVIIYSIDKNPSKKESTLKLLERNPVISTQVLNEISNVMRRKFNFDYPSIFQITSKIVENSQLSLIDFKTISFAFNLAGTYSFSYYDSLIIASALENNCTILYSEDMQHQQVIEERLQIINPYL